From Rudanella lutea DSM 19387, a single genomic window includes:
- a CDS encoding MBL fold metallo-hydrolase, which translates to MEIQTTETVTRKATPYDVTYDVFGIKTLFVNVFFIGDPGPGNPWVLVDAGLPGYANTIRQEAEKLYGPSPDGGPCKPQAIVLTHGHGDHVGSLKTLLEEWGDVPVYAHRLEMPFLTGKSSYPPPDPAIGGGGMAYLSWVFPLGPIDISQHVRPIPDDGHIDDLPGWRAIHTPGHAPGHISLFRDSDRTLIAGDAFITTNQNALTAVATQALEVQGPPAYFTINWDDARQSVKKLADLVPLTAGTGHGISIRGLDLTLELSRLVDNFDQRSIPSRGRYVKEPAITDENGIVSMPTPTSYHVARGLALGAVIAAGLYFLLRRR; encoded by the coding sequence ATGGAAATTCAAACCACCGAAACGGTCACCCGAAAGGCTACGCCATACGATGTGACTTACGACGTGTTTGGCATTAAAACACTGTTTGTTAACGTGTTCTTCATCGGCGACCCCGGCCCCGGCAACCCCTGGGTATTGGTCGATGCCGGCTTGCCGGGCTACGCCAATACCATCCGGCAGGAAGCCGAAAAACTCTACGGACCGAGCCCCGACGGCGGCCCCTGCAAACCACAGGCTATTGTGCTGACTCACGGCCACGGCGACCATGTAGGCTCGTTGAAAACTCTGCTCGAAGAATGGGGCGATGTGCCGGTTTACGCGCACCGGCTCGAAATGCCCTTCCTTACCGGTAAGTCGAGCTATCCACCACCCGACCCAGCTATTGGGGGCGGGGGCATGGCGTACCTATCGTGGGTATTTCCGCTCGGGCCCATCGACATCAGCCAACACGTACGCCCGATTCCCGACGATGGGCACATCGACGACCTGCCCGGTTGGCGGGCCATCCACACGCCCGGTCATGCACCGGGACATATTTCGCTGTTCCGTGACAGCGACCGCACCCTGATTGCGGGCGACGCCTTTATCACCACCAACCAGAACGCCCTGACGGCGGTTGCCACGCAGGCTCTGGAAGTACAGGGGCCACCGGCCTATTTTACGATCAACTGGGATGATGCCCGGCAATCCGTCAAGAAACTGGCCGATCTGGTCCCGCTGACGGCAGGCACGGGGCACGGCATCTCGATTCGCGGCCTCGACCTGACGCTGGAGCTGAGCCGATTAGTGGATAATTTTGACCAACGCTCGATTCCGTCACGGGGCCGGTATGTGAAAGAACCCGCCATTACCGACGAAAACGGGATCGTGTCGATGCCAACGCCTACCTCGTACCACGTAGCGCGTGGTCTGGCACTGGGGGCTGTGATTGCGGCCGGGCTATATTTCCTGCTGCGGAGACGGTAA